From the Halorhabdus utahensis DSM 12940 genome, one window contains:
- a CDS encoding anti-sigma regulatory factor, whose protein sequence is MNETGSLREDVTVRRSGELQLGAEDHVLRARQRAREVAESEGFSITDVTRIVTAVSELARNIHLYAGDGTMSWRVLEDGDRDGLEITFDDDGPGIDDVEGVLAATHSTSDGMGRGIQGTRKLMDEFWLSSSTDTGTTVTIRKWQ, encoded by the coding sequence ATGAATGAGACGGGCTCGCTCCGGGAGGACGTCACAGTCAGACGGTCGGGCGAGCTACAGCTCGGTGCCGAGGACCACGTCCTGCGAGCACGCCAGCGGGCACGGGAGGTCGCCGAGAGCGAAGGCTTTTCGATCACTGACGTCACCCGGATCGTCACGGCCGTCTCCGAACTCGCCCGGAACATCCATCTCTATGCCGGTGATGGCACGATGAGCTGGCGCGTTCTCGAGGACGGCGATCGAGACGGTCTGGAGATCACGTTCGACGACGACGGTCCCGGAATCGACGACGTCGAGGGCGTCCTGGCCGCCACGCACTCGACATCCGACGGAATGGGCCGCGGAATCCAGGGAACGCGGAAGTTGATGGACGAGTTCTGGCTGTCTTCGAGTACCGATACCGGGACGACCGTCACCATCAGGAAGTGGCAGTGA
- a CDS encoding HFX_2341 family transcriptional regulator, translating into MQTHIVPVGFDYDRLIAPLVREQRTVDRAILLEGAIGNEANAEYSRLLTSQLEKDFQNLLGSKTERILVEDVYDYDAAFEQGFSLISDELDRDPDAEVWLNISAMPRTVSFAFATAAHSIAVEREGDRHRIHTYYTAPEKYLETELAEELRKQIDLLEDLSDDVDDDLVEKRLGSAQDLIEEFDERGTTIGAKEINGSYMVEIPVASFSNVKPFEELILFTLGEHGEFESVSELAQALAVDLGEEYTDSFRSKVLYNVDRLGPGGKGYIEQEEHGKSYRTRLSRIGELWVRAHSGERPDRAPATD; encoded by the coding sequence ATGCAAACACACATCGTCCCGGTCGGCTTCGACTACGACCGGCTCATCGCGCCGCTGGTCCGGGAGCAACGCACCGTCGACCGTGCGATCTTGCTCGAAGGCGCGATCGGAAACGAGGCCAACGCCGAGTACTCCCGACTCCTGACCAGTCAACTGGAGAAGGACTTCCAGAACCTGCTCGGCTCGAAGACCGAGCGCATTCTCGTCGAGGACGTCTACGATTACGACGCCGCCTTCGAGCAGGGCTTCTCGCTCATCAGCGACGAACTCGATCGGGATCCTGACGCCGAAGTCTGGCTCAACATCTCCGCGATGCCCCGGACGGTCAGCTTCGCCTTCGCGACGGCCGCCCACTCGATCGCCGTCGAACGTGAGGGGGACCGTCACCGGATCCACACCTACTACACGGCCCCCGAGAAGTACCTCGAAACGGAACTCGCCGAGGAACTCCGCAAGCAGATCGATCTGCTCGAAGACCTCTCGGACGATGTCGACGACGATCTCGTCGAGAAGCGCCTGGGAAGCGCCCAGGATCTCATCGAGGAGTTCGACGAGCGCGGAACGACGATCGGGGCCAAGGAGATCAACGGCAGCTACATGGTCGAGATCCCCGTCGCCTCGTTCTCGAACGTCAAACCCTTCGAGGAACTCATCCTCTTCACCCTGGGCGAACACGGCGAATTTGAGTCCGTCTCAGAGCTTGCCCAGGCCCTGGCCGTGGACCTCGGCGAGGAGTACACCGACAGCTTCCGGTCGAAGGTGCTCTACAACGTCGATCGCCTCGGGCCGGGCGGCAAAGGCTACATCGAGCAGGAAGAACACGGCAAGTCCTACCGGACGCGGCTCTCACGCATCGGTGAACTCTGGGTACGTGCCCACTCAGGGGAACGCCCTGACCGCGCGCCGGCAACCGATTAG
- a CDS encoding PAS domain S-box protein: MNEDLIATAIDELEDVFYIFTPEGEFVAWNEQLPAVSGYTDDELDEMEPTALFSGDGSEAVADAIETVIKNRRRTAVQANLETKSGTEIPYELSVSPLIEDDELRVIVGIGRDITDRLENERRLQRMAEEIRNLSMPVVEIWDGVILTTVVGSLDTAKAERLTEELLDRIVEAEASVALIDITGVAAIDTATAQHLIDTINAVNLLGARVVITGISPDIAQTLVQLGVELDDVETRSSLMDGLQVALSWQGVTFE, encoded by the coding sequence ATGAACGAAGACCTGATCGCGACGGCGATCGACGAACTCGAGGACGTCTTTTACATATTCACGCCCGAAGGCGAATTCGTCGCCTGGAACGAGCAGTTGCCGGCGGTCTCCGGATACACTGACGACGAACTGGACGAGATGGAACCGACGGCACTGTTCTCCGGTGACGGGAGCGAGGCCGTCGCCGACGCGATCGAGACCGTGATCAAGAACCGGCGTCGAACGGCCGTTCAGGCCAACCTCGAAACGAAAAGCGGGACGGAGATCCCCTACGAACTCTCGGTATCGCCGTTGATCGAGGACGACGAACTCCGCGTGATCGTGGGTATCGGCAGGGACATTACCGATCGCCTGGAGAACGAACGCCGGCTCCAGCGGATGGCCGAGGAGATCCGTAACCTCTCGATGCCGGTCGTCGAGATCTGGGACGGCGTCATTCTGACCACGGTCGTCGGCTCGCTCGATACGGCGAAAGCCGAGCGGTTGACCGAGGAACTCCTCGATCGGATCGTCGAGGCCGAAGCGTCTGTCGCGCTGATCGACATCACCGGCGTGGCGGCGATCGATACGGCGACGGCCCAGCATCTCATCGACACGATCAACGCCGTGAATCTGCTCGGTGCCCGCGTCGTCATCACTGGCATCAGTCCGGACATCGCCCAGACCCTCGTACAGCTCGGCGTCGAACTCGATGACGTCGAGACGCGCTCGTCACTGATGGATGGCCTCCAGGTCGCACTCTCCTGGCAAGGGGTGACGTTCGAGTGA
- a CDS encoding DUF92 domain-containing protein: MTSALRRAVAFALVGFASVIAPVADRLFAPDIATLVAAVPFLLLTGGLHVVESGVIFELFARPGDRRDGRLYGLAGFSLSIAALILLAIQFDMPTAVPVAATLILSVGNVGAHVVRAQGGEPIVATAGFVVAGFLAGFGSFVLSGSISGGRPAFPVLVFLAASGALLAALLRSMLFERDDPLVIISVGLLLWLFTDLSISLSTSGIAIALAITVALGYVSYALETASLPGMLTGVLLSLLTIVIGDYGWFAMLITFFGGGGLASKFRYDEKVIRGIAQENDGARGSGNVLANSLIALFAVLAAAASPRLTGVHPDLFLFVFAGSVAAAMSDTLSSEFGGLYDAPRLITTFERVEPGTDGGVTWQGELAGIAGAGIIAAIALLLFETITLGGAGVIVASGFIGMTTDSLLGATIEGRWVGNQGVNFLATLSAGIAGAVLAVATNIVAL, translated from the coding sequence GTGACCTCCGCGCTCCGACGTGCGGTAGCGTTCGCACTTGTCGGGTTCGCCAGCGTGATCGCTCCCGTTGCCGACCGGCTGTTCGCCCCGGATATCGCGACACTGGTAGCGGCCGTTCCGTTCCTCTTGCTGACTGGCGGATTGCACGTGGTTGAATCGGGCGTTATCTTCGAGTTGTTCGCGCGACCGGGCGACCGCCGGGACGGCCGACTCTACGGGCTGGCCGGCTTCTCACTGTCGATCGCCGCCCTGATTCTGCTCGCAATCCAGTTCGACATGCCAACAGCCGTTCCAGTGGCCGCGACACTGATCCTGAGCGTCGGCAACGTCGGCGCGCACGTGGTTCGGGCCCAGGGCGGGGAACCGATCGTCGCCACGGCCGGATTCGTCGTCGCTGGCTTCCTTGCTGGGTTCGGGAGCTTCGTGCTCTCGGGTTCGATCAGTGGCGGCCGCCCGGCGTTTCCGGTCCTGGTCTTTCTGGCTGCAAGCGGGGCCCTGCTCGCCGCGTTGCTTAGATCGATGTTGTTCGAGCGGGACGATCCGCTGGTGATCATTTCGGTCGGCCTCCTGTTGTGGCTGTTTACGGACCTCTCGATATCGCTTTCGACCTCTGGCATCGCGATCGCACTCGCGATCACGGTCGCGCTGGGGTACGTCTCGTATGCGCTGGAGACGGCGTCGCTTCCCGGCATGTTGACCGGGGTACTGTTAAGCCTCCTGACGATCGTGATCGGGGACTACGGCTGGTTCGCGATGCTGATCACGTTCTTCGGCGGTGGCGGGCTGGCAAGCAAATTCAGATACGACGAGAAAGTCATCCGCGGCATCGCTCAGGAGAACGACGGGGCCCGCGGCAGCGGCAACGTCCTCGCGAACTCCCTGATCGCGCTGTTCGCCGTGTTGGCTGCCGCGGCGAGCCCACGACTGACCGGTGTGCATCCTGACCTGTTCCTGTTCGTCTTCGCCGGATCGGTTGCGGCAGCGATGAGTGACACGCTGTCGAGCGAGTTCGGTGGGCTCTATGATGCCCCACGACTCATTACTACCTTCGAACGTGTCGAACCTGGAACCGACGGCGGGGTTACCTGGCAGGGTGAACTCGCCGGGATCGCCGGCGCAGGGATCATCGCCGCCATCGCATTGCTCCTGTTCGAGACAATCACACTCGGCGGGGCTGGCGTGATCGTCGCCAGCGGATTCATCGGCATGACTACCGACAGCCTGCTCGGAGCGACGATCGAAGGACGATGGGTCGGCAACCAGGGCGTGAACTTCCTCGCTACGCTCTCGGCCGGGATCGCCGGGGCGGTGCTTGCAGTCGCTACGAATATTGTGGCGCTTTGA
- a CDS encoding ATP-binding protein, with amino-acid sequence MPGDFEVRREKRQRVETDDDVVLARSLAEDIAGQAGFDTDVGAEIGIVATELAENVRKHAEHGELTVSHMADDADSGIRIESRDAGSGIEDIENAFTDGVSTAGSLGRGLGAVNRLMDRVSVMSPGTPGNGTHVTADRWVRSFAEPTVDPLLTFGAASRPKVLGTENGDSFVLTRWNDTTLVGVIDGLGHGPPAHTAAMAAKGYVNTHADRPLGEIFAGTERACKATRGVVMALARFDWTAQTVTFGAVGNITHKTDGIDLRVVDRRGVLGSNGPDPVVASADLVPETRLVLASDGVDSRWQLSDYERILADAPTVAARRLLAELGKDHDDATVLVGLPADGPGSETETDQRENHQ; translated from the coding sequence ATGCCCGGAGACTTCGAGGTTCGACGGGAGAAACGACAGCGAGTCGAGACTGATGACGATGTCGTCCTCGCACGGTCGCTGGCCGAGGACATCGCCGGCCAGGCCGGGTTCGATACCGACGTCGGCGCAGAGATCGGTATCGTCGCCACGGAACTCGCCGAAAACGTCCGGAAACACGCCGAACACGGCGAACTCACCGTTTCTCACATGGCCGATGACGCGGACAGCGGGATCAGGATCGAGTCCCGGGACGCCGGGAGCGGAATCGAGGACATCGAGAATGCGTTCACGGACGGCGTCTCGACTGCCGGCAGCCTCGGCCGCGGGCTCGGCGCAGTCAACCGTCTGATGGATCGGGTCTCCGTCATGTCGCCCGGAACGCCCGGCAACGGCACCCACGTCACGGCCGATCGATGGGTCCGGTCGTTCGCCGAACCGACGGTCGATCCGTTGCTCACCTTCGGGGCGGCATCCCGGCCGAAAGTGTTGGGCACCGAAAACGGCGATAGCTTCGTGCTCACTCGGTGGAACGACACCACTCTCGTCGGCGTGATCGACGGACTCGGACACGGGCCGCCGGCCCACACGGCTGCGATGGCCGCGAAGGGCTACGTCAACACGCACGCCGATCGCCCGCTCGGGGAGATCTTCGCGGGGACCGAACGTGCCTGCAAGGCCACTCGGGGCGTCGTGATGGCACTCGCGCGCTTCGACTGGACAGCCCAAACAGTCACGTTCGGGGCCGTCGGGAACATCACGCACAAAACTGACGGCATCGATCTGCGTGTGGTGGATCGACGTGGGGTTCTCGGCAGCAACGGCCCGGATCCCGTCGTGGCGAGCGCCGATCTGGTCCCGGAGACGCGGCTGGTACTCGCCTCGGACGGCGTTGACTCCCGGTGGCAACTGAGTGACTACGAGCGGATCCTCGCCGACGCCCCGACCGTGGCTGCCCGGCGGCTGCTCGCCGAGTTGGGCAAAGACCACGACGATGCGACAGTACTCGTTGGACTGCCGGCAGATGGACCCGGCTCCGAGACCGAAACCGATCAACGGGAGAACCACCAGTGA
- a CDS encoding undecaprenyl diphosphate synthase family protein: MGLYDRYLGTRIRLSDAVLPERVAIVLTEQDLLEQGAYDTLESVLEWAFEYGARNLILYVSVLDEAAVPTLRRQLEGIDTSRDVAVRGPADDHQAETPIQISIGLGGKHEFATAVSALAREVEAGELDPADIDESEIERRLVFRSDPDLVIKTGAERLSDFMIWQSVYSELYFTDVNWRDFRKRDYLRAIRDYQQRQRRFGR, translated from the coding sequence GTGGGATTGTACGATCGGTATCTGGGGACACGCATCCGTCTGAGCGACGCGGTCCTTCCCGAACGCGTCGCGATCGTCCTGACGGAACAGGACTTACTGGAACAGGGTGCCTACGATACACTCGAATCAGTCCTCGAGTGGGCCTTCGAGTACGGTGCCCGAAACCTCATCCTGTACGTCAGCGTCCTCGATGAAGCCGCCGTGCCGACGCTGCGGCGACAACTCGAAGGGATCGACACATCCAGGGACGTGGCTGTCCGCGGTCCTGCGGACGACCACCAGGCCGAGACCCCGATACAGATCAGCATCGGCCTCGGCGGCAAACACGAGTTTGCCACCGCCGTCTCGGCACTTGCCCGGGAAGTCGAGGCTGGGGAACTCGACCCCGCGGACATCGACGAGTCGGAGATCGAACGCCGGCTTGTCTTCCGGTCGGATCCGGACCTCGTCATCAAAACGGGCGCCGAGCGACTCTCGGATTTCATGATCTGGCAATCAGTCTACTCGGAGCTGTACTTCACCGACGTCAACTGGCGGGACTTCCGGAAGCGGGATTACCTTCGTGCCATCAGGGACTACCAGCAGCGCCAGCGCCGGTTCGGCCGCTGA
- a CDS encoding DUF3311 domain-containing protein → MAERNGTLFWVVVGLVLSGLAIPWFLWGDDTVLAGLPVWLWWHIGWMMLASVVFYVFTRRAWGVGVERGV, encoded by the coding sequence ATGGCCGAACGGAACGGCACGTTGTTTTGGGTGGTCGTCGGACTCGTGTTGAGTGGCCTCGCGATCCCGTGGTTCCTCTGGGGGGACGACACGGTTCTGGCGGGACTGCCGGTGTGGCTGTGGTGGCACATCGGCTGGATGATGCTGGCATCGGTCGTGTTCTATGTGTTCACCCGGCGGGCATGGGGTGTCGGCGTCGAGAGGGGTGTCTGA
- a CDS encoding GNAT family N-acetyltransferase, translating to MSQDRVEIRDIRPADERRLRSIQRAVLDHPSPQLLTAAASGLGIGLVADADERTIGYVFALVGDDTAYVPEIAVDASRHRQGIGSALLETLMQRAGEAGVAELRLTVRAADERARSFYRGHGFEERERLSEYYETAPTTGIVLARSV from the coding sequence ATGAGCCAGGATCGGGTCGAGATACGGGACATCCGGCCCGCCGACGAGAGACGCCTCCGGTCGATTCAGCGAGCGGTCCTCGACCACCCCTCGCCACAGCTGCTGACAGCCGCTGCAAGCGGCCTCGGTATCGGGCTCGTCGCCGACGCCGATGAGCGAACCATCGGATACGTCTTCGCGCTCGTCGGGGACGACACAGCCTATGTGCCGGAGATAGCCGTCGACGCGTCCCGCCATAGGCAGGGGATCGGGAGCGCACTGCTCGAGACGCTGATGCAGCGCGCTGGCGAGGCTGGCGTAGCCGAGCTCCGGCTGACGGTTCGAGCGGCCGACGAACGTGCCCGCTCGTTTTACCGCGGACACGGTTTCGAGGAACGTGAGCGACTATCGGAATATTACGAGACAGCGCCGACGACCGGGATCGTCCTTGCCAGATCGGTCTAG
- a CDS encoding ATP-binding protein has translation MTADILTQLRQLAVDRDDDLGDLLSTAADRIATQDDRIAELQTELEETNEGMVALTLELQEAEQRYRSLFENAVEGIYKTTPDGRRYVLANKSMAEILGYDAPEALQEAVTDIGEDVFLDPDRYETYQSRLRDAGAIENFEYQVQRADGEVRWVRDNARTLSDDGSPSGFRGGVIDVTELRTYETRLERTNEELEALNRLVRHDISNDVQVIQAFAERLDERLVEDGEREAIEKILSATDHITDLTENAREYIEAVTGDDDPELEPVDLCQVLAYELDRQRDANPHARFELLTDLPAVAVRANEMLGSIFRNLLGNAVEHNDSDPVVEIVCIVHADSVEIHVADDGPGIPPDRRDAIFGKGEQSLDSEGTGIGLYLVDQLVSLYDGEIHVEDRAEWSPVDPQTGEPVETTVEADSGSVFVLRLARA, from the coding sequence GTGACAGCGGACATACTCACGCAGCTCCGGCAACTCGCAGTTGATCGCGACGACGACCTCGGGGACCTGCTCTCGACCGCGGCCGATCGGATCGCGACCCAGGACGATCGGATCGCGGAGCTCCAGACGGAACTCGAAGAGACCAACGAGGGCATGGTCGCGCTGACGCTCGAACTCCAGGAAGCCGAACAGCGCTACCGATCGCTGTTCGAGAACGCCGTCGAGGGGATCTACAAGACGACGCCGGACGGTCGACGGTACGTCCTCGCCAACAAGTCGATGGCCGAGATCCTCGGCTACGACGCTCCGGAAGCCCTCCAGGAGGCGGTTACTGACATCGGCGAGGACGTGTTCCTTGATCCAGACCGCTACGAAACCTATCAATCCAGACTCAGAGATGCGGGGGCGATCGAGAACTTCGAGTATCAGGTACAGCGCGCCGACGGCGAGGTCAGATGGGTCAGAGACAACGCCCGGACCCTCTCCGATGACGGCTCACCGTCCGGGTTTCGTGGCGGTGTCATCGACGTAACCGAACTCCGGACCTACGAGACGCGCCTGGAGCGGACCAACGAGGAACTGGAGGCACTCAATCGGCTCGTCCGTCACGACATCAGCAACGACGTGCAGGTGATCCAGGCGTTCGCCGAACGGCTCGATGAACGACTGGTCGAGGACGGCGAGCGTGAAGCCATCGAGAAGATCCTCTCGGCGACCGACCACATCACGGACCTCACCGAGAACGCCCGCGAATACATCGAGGCGGTGACCGGCGATGACGATCCCGAACTCGAACCTGTTGACCTCTGTCAGGTACTCGCCTACGAACTCGATCGCCAACGTGATGCCAATCCTCACGCACGTTTCGAGCTCCTGACTGACCTGCCCGCCGTTGCCGTCCGGGCAAACGAGATGCTTGGGTCGATCTTCCGGAACCTGCTCGGCAACGCCGTCGAACACAACGACAGTGATCCAGTGGTCGAGATCGTGTGTATCGTCCACGCCGACAGTGTCGAGATACACGTCGCGGACGACGGCCCCGGAATCCCGCCGGATCGTCGGGACGCGATCTTCGGAAAGGGCGAGCAGTCTCTCGACAGTGAAGGGACGGGGATCGGTCTCTACCTGGTCGACCAGCTGGTCTCGCTGTACGACGGAGAGATCCACGTCGAGGACCGGGCGGAGTGGTCACCCGTCGATCCCCAGACCGGTGAGCCCGTCGAAACCACCGTCGAAGCGGACTCCGGATCCGTGTTCGTGCTTCGACTTGCCCGCGCCTGA
- a CDS encoding STAS domain-containing protein, translated as MTAADPAITRVFDVLVARFPSQPTDQAVDELRAAVLAEIEESNPNGVVLDISGVNTLDSFFARVIAETAAMVELMGGTAIVAGMRPSVAITAAELGFDLGGVETARDTDHALSQLGVRAAEETRNE; from the coding sequence GTGACGGCGGCCGATCCCGCGATCACCCGAGTGTTCGACGTGCTGGTCGCGAGGTTCCCGAGCCAGCCCACCGACCAGGCGGTCGACGAGCTCAGGGCGGCGGTGTTGGCGGAGATAGAGGAGTCGAACCCGAACGGCGTCGTCCTCGATATCTCGGGCGTGAATACGCTGGATTCGTTTTTCGCCCGCGTCATCGCAGAGACGGCGGCGATGGTCGAGCTGATGGGCGGGACAGCCATCGTCGCCGGGATGCGGCCGAGCGTCGCGATCACCGCCGCCGAACTCGGCTTCGACCTCGGGGGCGTCGAAACGGCGCGGGATACCGATCACGCCCTCTCGCAGTTAGGGGTCCGTGCCGCCGAGGAGACACGCAATGAATGA
- a CDS encoding sodium:solute symporter family protein, which translates to MANVALQLGIVVGYLLLALGVGLVAYRLTERSAEDYYLANRTIGTVVLLFTTFATLLSAFTFFGGPNLAFAAGPEWILVMGLMDGVIFGILWYVMGYKQWLIGREYGYVTVGEMLGDRFDSRALRGLVAGISLFWLLEYVMLQQVGAGRALESLTEGAIPYWAGATLITAFMIGYVVLAGMRGVAWTDTLQGVFMLVLVWVALAWIAVSAGGPGELTAAMGEVNPEFLSLGGGLYSPQYMLSMAIAIGFGVAMFPQINQRFFVARSERVLKRSLALWPLLVILLFVPAFILGAWATGLGVTPNARGNILPPLLNAYTPTWFAALVVAGAMAAMMSSSDSMLLSGSSYLTRDLYRPFVDPDASDRREDLVARLAVVAFALIALAMSLGTNLTLIEIGATAFKGYAQLTLPVLVALYWRGTTRAGMLAGVGISQAFYLLATFTDPVPATYGGWQAGLIGMGIGLVVTVGVSLVTRAAPEENADRFVTPESTDAD; encoded by the coding sequence ATGGCGAACGTCGCCCTGCAACTCGGGATCGTCGTCGGCTACCTCCTGCTCGCTCTCGGCGTCGGGTTGGTCGCGTATCGGCTGACCGAGCGCTCGGCGGAGGACTACTACCTGGCGAATCGGACGATCGGAACGGTCGTCCTCCTCTTTACGACCTTCGCGACGCTGCTGTCGGCGTTTACGTTCTTCGGCGGCCCCAACCTCGCGTTTGCGGCGGGGCCGGAGTGGATTCTCGTCATGGGGTTGATGGACGGCGTCATCTTCGGAATCCTGTGGTACGTGATGGGCTACAAGCAGTGGCTCATCGGTCGCGAATACGGCTACGTCACGGTCGGGGAGATGCTGGGCGACCGCTTTGACTCCCGGGCTCTGCGTGGACTCGTCGCCGGGATCAGCCTCTTCTGGCTACTGGAGTACGTCATGCTCCAGCAGGTCGGGGCCGGCCGGGCGCTGGAATCGCTCACGGAAGGGGCGATCCCCTACTGGGCGGGGGCGACGTTGATCACCGCATTTATGATCGGGTACGTCGTCCTCGCGGGAATGCGCGGCGTCGCCTGGACGGACACGTTACAGGGCGTGTTCATGCTCGTCCTCGTGTGGGTTGCCCTCGCCTGGATCGCCGTCTCGGCGGGTGGCCCCGGCGAGTTGACGGCGGCGATGGGCGAGGTAAACCCCGAATTCCTCTCGCTTGGCGGCGGGCTGTACTCGCCCCAATACATGCTCTCGATGGCGATCGCGATCGGCTTCGGCGTCGCGATGTTTCCCCAGATCAACCAGCGCTTTTTCGTCGCCCGGAGCGAGCGCGTCCTCAAACGGTCGCTGGCGCTGTGGCCCCTGCTGGTCATCCTGCTTTTCGTCCCCGCGTTCATCCTCGGGGCGTGGGCGACGGGACTCGGTGTCACGCCCAACGCCCGGGGGAACATTCTCCCGCCGTTGTTGAACGCCTACACGCCGACGTGGTTCGCCGCCCTGGTCGTCGCGGGCGCGATGGCCGCGATGATGTCCTCAAGCGACTCGATGTTGCTGTCGGGGTCGTCGTACCTGACGCGGGACCTCTATCGCCCGTTCGTCGATCCGGACGCCAGCGACCGCCGGGAGGACCTCGTCGCCAGGTTGGCAGTCGTCGCCTTCGCGCTGATCGCACTGGCGATGAGCCTCGGGACGAACCTGACGCTGATCGAGATCGGCGCGACGGCGTTCAAGGGCTACGCCCAGCTGACTCTGCCCGTGCTGGTCGCGCTGTACTGGCGCGGGACGACGCGTGCGGGGATGCTCGCGGGCGTCGGTATCAGCCAGGCGTTCTACCTGCTTGCGACGTTCACCGACCCCGTCCCGGCGACCTACGGGGGTTGGCAGGCCGGGCTGATCGGGATGGGGATCGGTCTCGTGGTGACGGTCGGCGTCTCGCTGGTCACCCGTGCCGCACCCGAGGAGAACGCTGATCGGTTCGTCACGCCAGAGAGTACCGACGCTGACTAG
- the dnaG gene encoding DNA primase DnaG has product MQDSAKYLIHAQIEANGVVERSDVVGAIFGQTEGLLGDELDLRTLQESSKVGRIDVTIDAEGGRSTGEVTIASGLDRVQTAILAASLEAIDRVGPCRATLEITQLEDVRTAKRREIVDRAEELLARFDEEVMSSHELVEEVRRRARVERITEYKGYPAGPRVADGDAIIVVEGRSDVLTLLQYGIKNAVGVEGTNVPDAIADLTHDRTVTTFLDGDRGGDLILKELAQVGSVDYVAFAPAGRAVEDLSRTDVTDALREKVPYDSIADGEISPSDIAPGPDGETTDSEAVDSVPANGDPGDGLDDSPSASATDDGSTVAGEDEADATDAEAETDAVGGEDGANAVAGEGATDTAATEGENEPSDDDAVVADGDGASATVSTAEITTEGGESVPVPANGDVADQVSGADDGADEPSETAGDDSPVSRSGPDDAEDDGEESISTSATLDDHVQTVIGESAGAVRLLDDSLATLSEAPVEEAFETIRDADPVPGTVVIDGPVTQRLLDVAAQRGISRIVATERGDLVKQPTSVRVTVPGAA; this is encoded by the coding sequence ATGCAAGATTCAGCGAAATATCTCATTCACGCACAGATCGAAGCCAACGGGGTGGTCGAACGGAGTGACGTCGTCGGCGCCATATTCGGCCAGACCGAAGGCCTGCTCGGCGACGAACTCGACCTCCGGACCTTACAGGAGTCCTCGAAAGTCGGCCGCATCGACGTCACGATCGACGCCGAGGGCGGCCGCTCGACCGGCGAGGTGACCATCGCGAGCGGACTCGACCGGGTCCAGACCGCGATTCTGGCAGCCTCCCTCGAAGCGATCGATCGGGTCGGCCCCTGTCGGGCAACGCTCGAAATTACCCAACTCGAAGACGTCAGAACCGCGAAGCGGCGCGAGATCGTCGACCGTGCCGAGGAATTGCTCGCCCGCTTCGACGAGGAAGTGATGTCGAGTCACGAACTCGTCGAGGAGGTTCGTCGCCGCGCCCGCGTCGAGCGCATCACCGAGTACAAGGGGTATCCTGCAGGTCCGAGAGTCGCCGACGGCGATGCGATCATCGTCGTCGAGGGGCGGTCGGACGTGTTGACGCTGTTGCAGTACGGGATCAAGAACGCTGTCGGCGTCGAGGGGACGAACGTTCCGGATGCGATCGCCGACCTCACCCACGATCGCACGGTGACGACATTTCTCGACGGCGACCGCGGGGGGGATCTGATCCTGAAAGAACTCGCCCAGGTCGGCAGCGTCGATTACGTCGCCTTTGCCCCGGCCGGCCGGGCGGTCGAAGACCTCTCACGGACGGACGTGACCGACGCGCTTCGGGAGAAAGTCCCGTACGACTCGATCGCCGACGGCGAGATCTCGCCGAGCGATATCGCGCCCGGTCCGGACGGGGAAACGACGGATAGTGAAGCCGTGGATTCGGTGCCAGCCAATGGTGACCCCGGCGACGGCCTCGACGATTCACCATCGGCGTCAGCCACCGACGATGGGTCGACAGTGGCTGGCGAGGACGAAGCCGACGCGACTGATGCTGAAGCGGAGACCGACGCGGTCGGTGGCGAAGACGGGGCCAACGCAGTGGCTGGCGAGGGAGCGACCGACACAGCCGCTACCGAGGGGGAAAACGAGCCATCGGATGACGACGCCGTTGTGGCTGACGGGGACGGGGCCAGTGCCACCGTTTCGACAGCCGAGATCACGACCGAAGGCGGGGAGTCTGTCCCGGTACCTGCCAACGGCGATGTGGCCGATCAGGTATCAGGAGCTGACGACGGAGCGGACGAGCCGTCCGAAACTGCCGGAGATGACAGTCCAGTGAGTCGATCCGGACCGGACGACGCAGAGGACGACGGCGAGGAATCGATCAGCACGTCGGCGACGCTCGACGATCACGTCCAGACCGTCATCGGCGAGTCTGCCGGTGCGGTGCGATTGCTGGATGACTCCCTGGCGACCCTTTCGGAAGCCCCCGTCGAGGAAGCCTTCGAGACGATCCGTGACGCCGATCCCGTCCCCGGAACGGTGGTCATCGACGGCCCCGTGACCCAACGGCTACTCGATGTCGCCGCACAGCGTGGGATCTCCCGGATCGTCGCCACCGAGCGTGGTGACCTCGTCAAACAGCCTACCTCGGTCCGCGTCACGGTCCCGGGAGCTGCCTAG